The Candidatus Planktophila sp. genome contains the following window.
GAACTTCTTCGTGGGTCAATTTAATAACTAAGCGCGATCAGCAAGTTCCGGATGGTTGGTCGGTACAAGGTAGTGAGCACTAGTGTCGGTGCTACGGGAAAAATTAGAAAATACAAGTGATGTAGTTTTCACTGCTGAGTTTCCATCTGTCGATGGCGGTGGAATGGCAAGTGTTGAAAGAAATGCAGCTCGCTTAGCGCCATGGTTTGATGCCGTGAATGCAACTGATAATCCAGCAGCTCATGCACATACATCTAATACAACCACTGCCATAGCAATGAAGATGTTTGGGTTAGAGCCAATCATGCAGATAGTCTGTCGTGATAAAAATCGCCTAGCAATCCAGTCCGACATGATGGGTGCATCCCTTCATGGGATAACAAATCTCTCACTATTAACTGGTGATGATGTCACGGCCGGCGATGAGCCCGAAGCTCGAAGAGTCTTTGATATTGATAGCGCTCAAGCGATAAATATCGCTCGAATCATGGGGGAAGGTAAGTACCTTTCAGGAAGGCCTATCAAACCAGCTCCAGATTTTTATTGTGGGGCCGTTGAAAACGCCGCAGCCCCTCCATTTGACTATCGAATTCAACGGGCGCTTAAAAAATACCGCGCAGGGGCAAAATTCTTACAACTTCAAATCTGCTATCACCCTGATCGCCTTGAGGCTTTCTGCAAAGGTGTGGCAGAAAGCGCGCCAGATCTCAAGCTCATTCCGACCGTAGTCTTAGTTAAAGGCGCCAAAGGATTGGGCTTTATGAATGATAAGGTTCCCGGCATCGACGTTCCGACTAGCACCTTGGCACGTGTACAAAGCGCCAGTGATCCCAGTGTTGAGGTCAATAAGTTAACTCTTGAGCTGGCTTTGCACGCACTCACTCTCCCCGGAGTCCGTGGTCTTCACATCACAGATTTTCGTCATGATGGATCACTTGATCTCTTTATGAGCGACTTAGGCAGAACACCGAAACGATAGGGGCACATAATGCATACAGTTCTCTCTTCTCCTGGCCAAACTGTAACAATCGGCCACGACCAACCTTTTTGCATTATTGGAGAACGTATCAACCCAACGGGCCGAAAGAAGTTTCAATTACAGCTGCGCGCTGGCGATCTTTCGGCTATTGAAAAAGATGTTGTCGATCAAATCGCAGGCGGTGCCAATGTTCTAGATGTGAATATGGGAGTCCCTCTGACAGATGAACCCGCTCTCTTATCTAAAGCCATTACTTTGATTCAATCAATAACCGACACGCCAATTTGTATCGACTCATCGATTATTGAGGCGTTGCAAGCCGGTCTTGAAACATATCAAGGTAAAGCTCTCGTCAATAGTGTTACCGGCGAAGATGAACGTATGGATTTAGTTCTACCCCTAATTAAAAAACATGGCGCTGCAATCATCGCACTACCTAATGATGAGACTGGAATTCCTGCAACGGCCGCCGAGCGCATAGTGATTACTGAAAAAATTGTTCGGGCAGTTGAAAAACATGGTATTCCCCTTGAGGATTTAGTTATCGATCCATTAGCAATGACCGTTGGCGCCGATCCCGAAGCGGTCAAAATTACTTTAGAAACTATTTACTTAATCCGTGAAAAATGGGGGCTAAATATGACCCTTGGCGCATCTAATATTTCTTTTGGTCTTCCCTATCGCCATGCACTTAACGCAGCTTTCTTGCCCGCGGCAATGTCACATGGTTTGACCTCTGCGGTCATGGACTCTCGTACCCCATTAATCGTTGAATCAGTGCGTGCTGCAGACTTGCTCCTCGGTCTAGATCCATGGGGATCAAACTGGATTACACGTTTTAGAGCAATGGAGGCTGCAAAAACTACTGCGACCTCTGAAAAAGGTGAATGAGAATTAGTAACAAAGAGCTCGATCCATCACTTGTGCCACATCATGACGGTACCAGTCGGGTCAAGCTCGCCTTTAGATCACTTGAAAAAGATAACTCAGTTGCATCGGAAAAAACTATTACTGTTCCGACAGGAGTCAGTGCCTTCGATGCCGCTTCTTGGAACGGTATTGCT
Protein-coding sequences here:
- a CDS encoding methylenetetrahydrofolate reductase, producing the protein MSVLREKLENTSDVVFTAEFPSVDGGGMASVERNAARLAPWFDAVNATDNPAAHAHTSNTTTAIAMKMFGLEPIMQIVCRDKNRLAIQSDMMGASLHGITNLSLLTGDDVTAGDEPEARRVFDIDSAQAINIARIMGEGKYLSGRPIKPAPDFYCGAVENAAAPPFDYRIQRALKKYRAGAKFLQLQICYHPDRLEAFCKGVAESAPDLKLIPTVVLVKGAKGLGFMNDKVPGIDVPTSTLARVQSASDPSVEVNKLTLELALHALTLPGVRGLHITDFRHDGSLDLFMSDLGRTPKR
- a CDS encoding dihydropteroate synthase, which translates into the protein MHTVLSSPGQTVTIGHDQPFCIIGERINPTGRKKFQLQLRAGDLSAIEKDVVDQIAGGANVLDVNMGVPLTDEPALLSKAITLIQSITDTPICIDSSIIEALQAGLETYQGKALVNSVTGEDERMDLVLPLIKKHGAAIIALPNDETGIPATAAERIVITEKIVRAVEKHGIPLEDLVIDPLAMTVGADPEAVKITLETIYLIREKWGLNMTLGASNISFGLPYRHALNAAFLPAAMSHGLTSAVMDSRTPLIVESVRAADLLLGLDPWGSNWITRFRAMEAAKTTATSEKGE